A single uncultured Methanolobus sp. DNA region contains:
- a CDS encoding S-layer protein domain-containing protein — protein MKKMTGILIALAIISLLVVPVNASDVKYKIKSTVYDNTDPSLNAGDFYWDADSFSGFWFQIKPGLSSELLYLYNEDSSSTFQLGDTINEGDLYYVSKPQVKKTKIGGCDDGSTYIVDDVDLKKYYLLGFFGSGYVAMPEDPSSLSAGCKPDKIAKILVEYGSDDKKQLKSGEEWELADGWTLVADQIDVDGEKVWVHLKKDGEEIDSGVISSSANMTNMEKTYLYKDSDDYPVFYCSVESIFRGTDTDFAVFKYAYLRGDIMTIESGSTYGAFEVDGFEVPLEMNGTDYAGSGSGTVLNTGDDAIVMSNSDDITLDADQMIDLYSAISLKTEDTSGSTLKMSLWKTCSVTPAANATDVNYKIRSTIYDNCDSSLSTGDYYWDANTFPGFWYQIKPGLSSELLYLYNDNSSSTFQLGDTIDEGDLYYVSKPQMKKTKIGGSDDESTYIVDDVDLKKYYLLGFFGSGYVAMPENPSSLSAGCKPDKIAKILVEYGSDDKKQLKSGEEWELADGWTLVADQIDVDGEKVWVHLKKDGEEIDSGVISSSANMTNMEKTYLYKDSDDYPVFYCSVESIFRGTDTDFAVFKYAYLRGDIMTIESGNTYGAFEVDGFEVPLEMNGTDYAGSGSGTVLNTDDDAIVMSSNKDITLNADKMIDLYSGIYIKTEDTSGSTLKMSLWKTCTMAVPATVSEETETAEDEEVVVVDMGGSNEDTDSASSVTDKVDTSATSEDKEQGVESSVDAPGFELVFGIIGLLCAVFVRRN, from the coding sequence ATGAAAAAAATGACAGGAATTTTAATTGCATTGGCTATTATATCTTTATTAGTTGTGCCTGTTAATGCGTCAGATGTAAAATATAAAATAAAAAGTACTGTGTACGATAATACTGATCCATCACTGAATGCCGGTGATTTCTATTGGGATGCAGATAGTTTCTCAGGGTTCTGGTTCCAGATAAAACCAGGACTTTCCAGTGAGTTGCTCTATTTATACAATGAGGATTCCTCATCTACTTTCCAGCTTGGCGACACTATAAATGAGGGCGATCTTTACTATGTGAGCAAGCCACAGGTGAAGAAGACCAAGATCGGCGGTTGCGATGATGGAAGCACATATATTGTTGATGATGTTGACCTTAAAAAGTACTATCTTCTAGGTTTCTTCGGTTCCGGCTACGTTGCCATGCCTGAAGATCCTTCTTCTCTTTCCGCAGGCTGCAAACCTGATAAGATCGCAAAAATACTTGTTGAGTATGGAAGCGATGACAAGAAACAGCTGAAATCCGGTGAAGAGTGGGAACTTGCTGATGGCTGGACACTGGTTGCAGACCAGATCGATGTTGACGGAGAAAAGGTCTGGGTGCACCTGAAGAAAGATGGCGAGGAAATCGATAGTGGAGTTATCAGTTCCTCTGCAAACATGACCAATATGGAAAAGACCTATCTCTACAAGGACAGCGATGATTATCCTGTGTTCTATTGCAGTGTAGAATCTATATTCAGAGGTACGGACACCGACTTCGCAGTTTTCAAGTATGCTTACCTTCGTGGCGATATCATGACCATTGAATCCGGAAGCACTTACGGTGCCTTTGAAGTTGATGGCTTTGAAGTCCCATTAGAGATGAATGGTACTGATTATGCCGGAAGCGGCTCAGGAACAGTTCTGAATACCGGTGATGACGCTATTGTTATGTCAAATAGTGATGATATCACCCTTGACGCAGACCAGATGATCGACCTTTACAGTGCAATTTCTCTTAAAACAGAGGACACCAGTGGAAGCACTCTGAAAATGTCATTGTGGAAGACCTGTTCAGTTACTCCTGCTGCAAATGCGACAGATGTAAATTACAAAATAAGAAGCACCATCTATGACAACTGTGATTCATCTCTGAGCACCGGTGATTACTACTGGGATGCAAACACTTTCCCGGGTTTCTGGTATCAGATAAAACCTGGTCTTTCCAGTGAGTTGCTCTATTTATACAATGATAATTCCTCATCTACTTTCCAGCTTGGTGACACTATAGATGAAGGCGACCTTTATTATGTGAGCAAGCCGCAGATGAAGAAGACCAAGATCGGCGGCTCAGATGATGAAAGCACATATATTGTTGATGATGTCGACCTTAAAAAGTATTATCTTTTAGGTTTCTTCGGTTCCGGCTACGTTGCTATGCCTGAAAATCCTTCTTCTCTTTCCGCAGGCTGCAAACCTGATAAGATCGCAAAAATACTTGTAGAGTATGGAAGCGATGACAAGAAACAGCTGAAATCCGGTGAAGAGTGGGAACTTGCTGATGGCTGGACACTGGTTGCAGACCAGATCGATGTTGACGGAGAAAAGGTCTGGGTGCACCTGAAGAAAGATGGCGAGGAAATCGATAGTGGAGTTATCAGTTCCTCTGCAAACATGACCAACATGGAAAAGACCTATCTCTACAAGGACAGTGATGATTACCCTGTATTCTATTGCAGTGTCGAGTCAATATTCAGAGGTACAGACACTGACTTTGCAGTTTTCAAGTATGCTTACCTTCGTGGCGATATCATGACCATTGAATCCGGAAACACTTATGGTGCCTTTGAAGTTGATGGTTTTGAAGTTCCATTAGAGATGAATGGTACTGATTATGCCGGAAGCGGCTCAGGAACAGTTCTGAATACCGATGATGACGCTATTGTCATGTCAAGTAATAAGGACATCACCCTTAATGCAGACAAGATGATCGATCTTTACAGTGGCATTTACATTAAAACAGAGGACACCAGTGGAAGCACTCTGAAAATGTCATTGTGGAAGACATGTACAATGGCCGTTCCTGCAACAGTTTCAGAAGAGACTGAAACTGCTGAGGATGAAGAAGTTGTAGTTGTGGATATGGGAGGATCTAATGAAGATACGGATTCTGCATCCTCAGTTACTGACAAAGTAGATACTTCTGCAACCTCTGAGGACAAAGAACAGGGTGTAGAAAGCTCTGTAGATGCTCCGGGCTTTGAGCTGGTATTCGGAATTATCGGACTGCTTTGTGCAGTTTTTGTAAGAAGGAATTAA
- a CDS encoding DUF4870 domain-containing protein, translated as MSETKLGVSENIAGLLAYILGWISGLILLVIEKENKFVRFHAAQSVVLYLALFILNFIIGFLTSIHYIGFIFALISMLIALISFVLWIFLMYKAFKGEMYRLPVIADYADQLEQKF; from the coding sequence ATGAGCGAAACTAAATTAGGAGTTAGTGAGAACATAGCAGGATTGCTGGCCTACATCCTTGGCTGGATCTCTGGTCTTATTCTGCTGGTTATCGAAAAAGAGAATAAATTCGTACGCTTCCATGCAGCACAGTCCGTGGTTTTGTATCTTGCATTATTCATTTTGAACTTTATTATTGGATTCCTTACATCCATACACTACATCGGTTTTATCTTTGCACTAATATCAATGCTGATAGCATTGATCTCATTTGTACTGTGGATATTCCTTATGTACAAAGCATTTAAGGGTGAAATGTACAGACTTCCAGTAATTGCAGATTATGCAGATCAGCTGGAACAGAAGTTCTAA
- a CDS encoding FlaD/FlaE family flagellar protein: MSELPWENKKVAEIISSVEGDKSSANTSGEKNSSTPPIPDILANAFADIPMEEAKIEVHEDSPSPADSGAPQASFPSFGDLPDLSALGGTPPNAPPVEKKEAPMGMPPFMNAPPNADQPDMVPSLDQPPEPSSVGKSAKKRSPPPLFEPFVGSKEPHGISPPCIGEPAPPFVPGSSEPLPFDPQVEKSQFPTPGPFTSPVAPAESNPFESMPGSVPPADPFASAGVPSESNPFGSTPGSVPPADPFASAGVPAESNPFGSTPGSVPPADPFASAGVSSESNPFGSTPGSVPPADPFASAGVSSESNPFGSTPGSVPPADPFASAGVSSESNPFGSTPGSVPPADPFASAGVSSGDPFASGVVPVESNPFAPTSGVIQPGNPFGGSVPDDAGSFEKSKHSQKSQGKLPIDIGSFKKNFGGISGITKGLLKNLTKGKSLIERMEDMREEVDFAESARQDTGSKAEKVLDKSPFDSNPFETPQDNIDSNPFLSSFNEDNPVVQATFNEPVTPSIENGGGEGDDDGVDDIRQVTPIENPIMEMKEEYLIDSEISDDAGVDGIVLPKSDNVFAEASDPFVNVADSSLVVNDIVNDAFTMPQPDNVAESMAGSDGSVMPEQFHHSLPELTDVEAGAKPELSKISESVSSHENTSSASGMELSRKVFSKELKDIKITTDKKLENLENDIGGLEDSLNDMNLQFSSMHSEVEEFSNRISEITESVAAAVSLKDALSQNNSRFDAVNRKISQVESKVSGFDSSITSLQSDNVSMKADMSQIEESITELVGSYTALLAQLHESLQENESKFAILAEVSSKIDSLGPRVELIEKMQEESKSTSKEFSRSMSSMVDTLGKVSSEFQEFRQQSEQKNVAVMEKIDSLTEYMESELKKLGARSYKGFGQNVHLSNIVKNSSNMKLCMEWLEFLMELVGRNNLPDILSYYEELGWITEKVRMELLHYAEGIDFYMEKPDWKLTPDDHVKSIWFIESLAGMKVDKNRLSVIERDIEKVKKGSEIYGI, translated from the coding sequence ATGAGTGAACTTCCATGGGAGAATAAAAAGGTAGCAGAGATCATTTCCTCAGTCGAAGGGGATAAATCATCTGCAAATACATCCGGCGAGAAAAACAGTTCCACACCACCGATTCCCGACATACTGGCAAATGCTTTTGCCGACATACCAATGGAAGAGGCAAAAATAGAGGTGCATGAAGACAGTCCTTCACCGGCAGATTCAGGGGCACCACAAGCATCTTTTCCTTCATTTGGTGACCTCCCTGATCTATCAGCATTAGGTGGAACTCCTCCAAATGCTCCTCCTGTTGAGAAAAAAGAAGCTCCCATGGGGATGCCTCCATTTATGAATGCACCTCCAAATGCGGATCAGCCAGATATGGTTCCGTCTTTAGACCAGCCGCCTGAGCCATCCTCTGTGGGGAAATCTGCAAAGAAAAGGTCCCCACCGCCCCTATTTGAGCCTTTTGTCGGTTCCAAGGAACCACACGGAATTTCTCCTCCCTGTATTGGTGAACCTGCACCACCTTTTGTTCCCGGATCAAGTGAGCCCCTGCCGTTTGATCCACAAGTAGAAAAGTCTCAGTTTCCAACTCCGGGTCCTTTTACCTCTCCCGTTGCTCCAGCAGAGTCTAATCCATTTGAATCCATGCCCGGATCCGTCCCACCTGCTGACCCCTTTGCTTCTGCCGGTGTTCCTTCTGAGTCCAATCCTTTTGGCTCTACGCCTGGATCCGTCCCACCTGCTGATCCTTTTGCTTCTGCTGGTGTTCCTGCCGAGTCTAATCCTTTTGGCTCTACGCCTGGATCCGTCCCACCTGCTGATCCTTTTGCTTCTGCCGGTGTTTCTTCTGAGTCCAATCCTTTTGGCTCTACGCCCGGATCCGTTCCACCTGCTGATCCCTTTGCTTCTGCCGGTGTTTCTTCTGAGTCCAATCCTTTTGGCTCTACGCCCGGATCCGTTCCACCTGCTGATCCTTTTGCTTCTGCCGGTGTTTCTTCTGAGTCCAATCCTTTTGGCTCTACGCCCGGATCCGTTCCACCTGCTGATCCTTTTGCTTCTGCCGGTGTTTCATCTGGTGATCCCTTTGCCTCTGGCGTTGTTCCTGTTGAGTCTAATCCTTTTGCACCAACATCCGGTGTTATTCAGCCTGGAAATCCATTTGGTGGTTCGGTTCCTGATGATGCAGGTTCATTTGAAAAGAGTAAGCATTCACAAAAGTCTCAGGGTAAGTTGCCAATCGATATAGGTTCATTTAAGAAGAATTTTGGAGGCATCTCTGGTATCACAAAAGGTTTACTTAAAAATCTGACAAAAGGAAAAAGCCTTATTGAGAGGATGGAAGACATGCGGGAAGAAGTGGATTTTGCCGAATCTGCAAGGCAGGATACCGGGTCAAAAGCTGAAAAGGTTTTGGATAAATCTCCATTTGATTCCAATCCATTTGAAACTCCGCAGGATAATATTGATTCTAATCCATTCCTGTCATCTTTTAATGAGGACAATCCTGTTGTACAGGCAACTTTCAATGAGCCTGTTACTCCTTCTATAGAAAATGGTGGCGGTGAAGGTGATGATGACGGTGTTGATGACATACGTCAGGTGACTCCTATTGAGAATCCAATTATGGAAATGAAGGAGGAATACCTGATTGACTCCGAAATTTCAGATGATGCAGGTGTAGATGGCATTGTATTGCCAAAAAGTGATAATGTATTTGCAGAAGCTTCAGACCCTTTTGTGAATGTAGCAGATTCCTCATTAGTAGTTAATGATATTGTAAACGACGCATTTACAATGCCCCAACCAGACAATGTAGCAGAGTCTATGGCAGGATCTGATGGATCAGTTATGCCTGAACAGTTTCATCATTCATTGCCTGAGCTTACAGATGTTGAAGCTGGAGCTAAACCTGAGCTCTCCAAAATATCAGAAAGTGTGAGTTCCCATGAAAATACGTCTTCTGCATCAGGTATGGAGCTTTCGAGGAAAGTCTTTTCCAAAGAGCTAAAGGATATAAAGATAACTACGGATAAAAAGCTTGAAAATCTGGAAAATGATATAGGAGGACTGGAAGACAGTCTGAATGATATGAACCTTCAATTCTCCTCTATGCATTCTGAAGTTGAAGAGTTTTCCAACAGGATATCGGAGATCACTGAATCTGTAGCTGCTGCGGTGAGCTTAAAGGATGCCCTGTCCCAGAACAATTCACGGTTTGATGCTGTTAACCGCAAGATTTCACAGGTTGAAAGCAAAGTTTCCGGTTTTGATTCTTCTATCACTTCGTTGCAGTCTGATAATGTTTCCATGAAGGCTGATATGTCACAGATAGAAGAGAGCATCACTGAACTTGTAGGGTCTTATACAGCTCTTCTTGCTCAGTTACATGAGTCCTTGCAGGAGAATGAGTCTAAATTTGCTATTCTGGCTGAAGTATCATCTAAGATCGATTCTTTAGGTCCGAGGGTTGAGCTTATAGAGAAGATGCAGGAAGAATCTAAGTCCACTTCAAAGGAATTCTCCCGTTCAATGTCGTCAATGGTTGATACTCTTGGAAAGGTATCTTCTGAGTTCCAGGAATTCAGGCAGCAGTCCGAACAGAAAAATGTTGCTGTAATGGAAAAGATAGATTCCCTCACTGAATATATGGAAAGTGAACTGAAGAAACTTGGTGCGAGAAGCTACAAGGGATTTGGGCAGAATGTCCACCTTTCCAATATTGTGAAAAATTCCAGTAATATGAAACTCTGTATGGAATGGCTTGAGTTTTTGATGGAGCTTGTGGGTCGCAACAACCTTCCTGATATATTGTCCTATTACGAGGAACTTGGCTGGATCACTGAGAAAGTGAGGATGGAGCTTCTTCATTATGCTGAAGGCATCGATTTCTATATGGAAAAACCAGATTGGAAGCTTACTCCTGATGACCACGTGAAATCCATCTGGTTCATTGAAAGTCTTGCAGGTATGAAAGTTGACAAGAACAGGCTTTCTGTAATAGAAAGGGATATAGAGAAGGTCAAGAAAGGTTCAGAGATCTATGGAATTTGA
- a CDS encoding DUF5371 family protein has product MVKIVHAQTVLTEDELAALKKKCNESSTKEALSMAVQHYLECEYTDLDDKMWTKKLEKVVQKKKQRKV; this is encoded by the coding sequence ATGGTTAAAATTGTACACGCACAAACTGTACTCACGGAAGATGAACTGGCGGCTTTAAAGAAGAAATGCAATGAGTCGTCAACAAAAGAAGCTTTGAGTATGGCAGTGCAACACTATCTCGAGTGCGAATATACCGACCTCGACGATAAAATGTGGACCAAGAAGCTTGAAAAAGTGGTCCAGAAAAAAAAGCAGAGAAAAGTATAG
- a CDS encoding PFL family protein: MLIHPEEILETIKMVSNENLDIRTVTMGISLRGCSHPDIDTFNENVYDRIMYYAKDLVKTTNDIQNLYGIPIINKRISVTPIAIVAESCDTTDYTSVAQTLDRAAQDAGVDFIGGFSALVQKGMTPGDLNLIRSIPRALASTNKVCSSVNVATTKAGINMDAVALMGKVIKETAEMTKENAGIGCAKLVVFANAPEDNPFMAGAFHGVGEPDCVINVGVSGPGVVNSAVRSLKDPTLGDISECIKKTAFKITRMGEMVGREAARRLHAQFGVLDLSLAPTPAIGDSVAAILEAMGLESCGTHGTTAALALLNDAVKKGGAMASSSVGGLSGAFIPVSEDEGMIRAVQRGSLSLDKLEAMTSVCSVGLDMIAVPGDTSSSTISAIIADEMAIGMINKKTTAVRVIPAPGTKVGDMIEFGGLLGSAPVMPVHNFSSEQFISRGGRIPAPIQSLTN; encoded by the coding sequence ATGCTAATTCATCCTGAAGAGATCCTTGAAACAATAAAAATGGTGAGTAACGAGAACCTTGACATAAGGACCGTCACCATGGGTATCAGCCTGCGCGGCTGCAGTCATCCTGATATAGATACTTTCAACGAGAATGTCTACGACCGGATTATGTATTATGCAAAGGATCTCGTAAAGACCACCAACGATATCCAGAACCTTTATGGAATTCCTATAATCAACAAGCGTATCTCTGTAACTCCAATTGCCATAGTTGCAGAAAGCTGCGATACAACAGATTACACCTCAGTTGCTCAGACCCTTGACCGGGCAGCACAGGATGCAGGTGTTGACTTTATCGGAGGTTTCAGCGCACTTGTCCAGAAAGGCATGACTCCAGGTGACCTTAATCTTATCCGATCCATCCCTCGCGCTCTTGCCAGTACTAACAAAGTATGTTCCTCTGTGAATGTGGCAACCACTAAAGCAGGTATCAACATGGATGCTGTTGCCCTGATGGGCAAGGTCATCAAGGAAACCGCGGAAATGACAAAAGAAAATGCAGGAATAGGTTGCGCAAAACTGGTGGTATTTGCCAATGCGCCGGAAGACAATCCGTTCATGGCAGGTGCTTTCCACGGTGTTGGTGAGCCGGATTGTGTAATTAACGTTGGTGTGAGTGGTCCGGGAGTCGTCAACTCTGCGGTGCGTTCCCTAAAAGACCCCACGTTAGGCGATATTTCAGAGTGCATCAAAAAGACCGCGTTCAAGATTACCAGAATGGGTGAAATGGTAGGACGTGAAGCTGCCCGCAGGCTCCATGCTCAGTTTGGAGTTCTTGACCTTTCTCTTGCTCCAACCCCTGCCATAGGTGACAGTGTTGCCGCGATCCTTGAGGCAATGGGTCTGGAGAGCTGCGGTACCCACGGCACAACCGCCGCACTGGCGCTTCTAAACGATGCTGTCAAAAAAGGAGGAGCTATGGCATCTTCATCAGTAGGAGGTCTGAGTGGTGCTTTCATTCCGGTCAGCGAGGATGAGGGTATGATCAGGGCTGTCCAGAGGGGTTCCCTTTCATTGGACAAACTGGAGGCAATGACAAGTGTATGCTCCGTTGGTCTTGATATGATAGCAGTTCCGGGAGATACTTCATCATCCACAATTTCTGCGATCATAGCCGATGAGATGGCTATTGGAATGATCAACAAAAAGACAACTGCTGTCAGGGTAATTCCAGCTCCGGGCACAAAGGTCGGCGACATGATAGAATTCGGCGGTCTGCTTGGAAGCGCTCCTGTAATGCCGGTGCATAATTTCAGTTCTGAGCAGTTCATCTCAAGAGGCGGCCGCATACCTGCACCGATACAATCACTTACCAACTGA
- a CDS encoding DUF4870 domain-containing protein gives MSETKLGVSENIAGVIAYILGFITGILLLIIEKENSFVRFHAAQSTVLSGILFILGIILGFIPIIGWLIALFLPFVAIILWLFLIYMAFSGKMYRLPVLADFADKLEAMF, from the coding sequence ATGAGCGAAACTAAATTAGGAGTTAGTGAGAACATAGCTGGAGTGATAGCCTACATCTTAGGGTTTATTACCGGCATTCTTTTGTTGATAATTGAAAAAGAGAACAGTTTTGTGCGCTTCCATGCAGCACAATCCACCGTATTATCCGGAATATTGTTCATACTGGGCATAATCCTGGGATTTATACCAATCATCGGATGGTTAATAGCATTGTTTTTGCCTTTTGTGGCAATCATACTCTGGTTATTCCTGATATACATGGCTTTCAGTGGCAAGATGTACAGGTTACCAGTACTTGCAGACTTTGCAGACAAACTTGAAGCAATGTTCTAA
- a CDS encoding shikimate kinase produces MIITLIGMPGAGKSSAGIKLASLLGYEFIDTDKLVIDDSGKGLQDIVNDLGDMALLKAEEQSIISMKLKDNCIIATGGSVVYSEKAMNFLKSNSVIVYLDVPFGTIVSRLSNLTTRGVVGLKEKGLHGLYEERTGLYMSFADHIIEIGRKDKVMDVVEKIREDLMV; encoded by the coding sequence ATGATAATAACGCTCATCGGCATGCCGGGCGCAGGCAAAAGCTCTGCGGGGATAAAACTCGCTTCCTTACTTGGTTATGAGTTCATCGATACGGACAAACTGGTTATCGATGACTCTGGTAAAGGCTTGCAGGACATAGTCAATGATCTAGGTGATATGGCGCTGCTCAAAGCCGAGGAGCAGAGTATCATCAGCATGAAACTGAAGGATAATTGTATCATTGCCACAGGTGGAAGTGTCGTCTACTCGGAAAAAGCAATGAATTTCCTTAAAAGTAACTCAGTCATTGTTTATCTTGATGTTCCTTTTGGAACAATAGTATCCCGCCTTTCAAATCTCACGACCCGTGGCGTTGTGGGACTCAAGGAAAAAGGTCTGCACGGACTTTATGAAGAGCGAACCGGACTTTACATGTCGTTTGCCGATCACATAATTGAGATTGGCAGAAAAGATAAAGTGATGGATGTTGTGGAAAAGATAAGAGAAGATCTAATGGTATGA
- a CDS encoding class I SAM-dependent methyltransferase, with translation MVKMVIDVDWSNVWIEQMKRHLESGNKKECASIWEEKESAKKFWEMSLRNNQQRARDVISGLNLTPESRVLDIGAGPGTLAIPISEKVKHVTAVEPSTGMIEVMEENMAAYGRNNISIIKRRWEDIDIEKELDGKYDVIIASFSLGMPDIRKAIEDMLAVASGHIYLYWFAGNTSWDDHSIEIWPKLHGTEYCITPKCDVLFNVLYQMGIHPNMENFTLGRTEIYATLDEAVDNLSSHFSLKNDEQKKILEQYLEETLQKENGHYIYDACSKRVKIWWNTQEK, from the coding sequence ATGGTAAAAATGGTAATTGATGTGGATTGGAGCAATGTCTGGATAGAACAGATGAAAAGACATCTGGAAAGCGGAAACAAGAAAGAGTGCGCTTCCATTTGGGAAGAAAAAGAAAGCGCTAAAAAGTTCTGGGAGATGTCACTGAGAAATAATCAGCAAAGAGCGCGTGATGTCATCAGTGGCCTGAACCTTACACCTGAATCCAGGGTTCTTGACATTGGTGCCGGGCCCGGAACACTTGCGATCCCAATTTCAGAGAAAGTGAAACATGTTACAGCCGTTGAACCTTCAACCGGCATGATAGAGGTCATGGAAGAGAACATGGCCGCTTATGGCAGGAACAATATCAGCATCATCAAGAGAAGATGGGAGGATATTGATATTGAAAAAGAACTTGATGGAAAGTACGATGTAATAATTGCCTCATTCTCACTGGGAATGCCGGATATCCGCAAAGCTATCGAGGACATGCTTGCGGTAGCCTCAGGACATATCTACCTCTACTGGTTCGCAGGAAACACATCATGGGACGACCATTCTATAGAGATATGGCCAAAGCTGCATGGCACTGAATATTGCATAACGCCTAAATGTGATGTGCTTTTCAATGTGCTGTATCAGATGGGAATCCATCCGAATATGGAGAACTTCACTCTTGGAAGGACTGAAATATACGCAACTCTTGACGAAGCAGTTGACAACCTGTCAAGTCATTTCTCACTTAAGAATGATGAACAAAAGAAGATACTTGAACAATATCTTGAAGAGACTCTTCAAAAAGAGAACGGGCACTATATTTACGATGCCTGCTCAAAGCGTGTGAAGATATGGTGGAACACTCAGGAAAAATAA
- a CDS encoding ACT domain-containing protein, whose protein sequence is MSSSRFIITVIGIDKVGIVAGITQTMAQYNVNIVDISQTIMDDLFTMIMLAQITEENFDLAAFQQAMSENGTALGVEVKVQHEDAFRFMHRI, encoded by the coding sequence ATGTCATCCAGCCGTTTTATAATCACTGTTATTGGTATCGATAAAGTAGGTATCGTTGCGGGCATCACGCAGACAATGGCACAGTATAATGTCAATATAGTAGACATCAGCCAGACGATCATGGATGACCTGTTCACCATGATAATGTTGGCCCAGATAACCGAAGAGAACTTCGACCTGGCAGCTTTCCAGCAGGCAATGTCTGAAAACGGTACTGCTCTTGGCGTGGAGGTCAAGGTCCAGCACGAAGATGCCTTCCGTTTCATGCACAGGATCTGA
- a CDS encoding type IV pilin N-terminal domain-containing protein, whose product MSKANQFLNEDAVSPVIGVILMVAITVILAAVIAAFVFGMGPPEQAPQASIRASADTMNSLNAIKIEHQGGDAITFTEARTKVTVSGNTSTAGTVTLNSTMDDTQFDAGEVVYIYNEGGTIKIDETNIADSEADTIIAASGETINVKLIDVSSQQLIADMDVRF is encoded by the coding sequence ATGAGCAAAGCAAACCAATTCTTAAATGAGGATGCAGTATCTCCGGTCATCGGCGTTATCCTGATGGTCGCTATCACTGTCATCCTTGCTGCAGTTATCGCAGCGTTTGTATTCGGCATGGGACCACCAGAACAGGCACCACAGGCAAGCATCAGAGCAAGTGCTGACACAATGAATAGCCTAAATGCTATCAAGATTGAACACCAGGGTGGCGATGCAATAACATTTACTGAAGCCAGAACAAAAGTGACTGTATCTGGAAATACATCTACTGCAGGAACTGTAACCCTTAACTCAACAATGGATGATACCCAATTTGATGCTGGTGAAGTTGTATACATATACAATGAAGGCGGAACGATAAAAATTGACGAAACAAACATTGCTGATTCAGAAGCGGATACAATCATAGCAGCATCTGGAGAAACAATCAACGTGAAGTTGATAGACGTTTCAAGCCAGCAGCTCATTGCTGACATGGACGTAAGATTCTAA